The DNA segment TACCATTCTAGAAAGCCAACAATTTTCCAGCAATTTGATTTAACTTGTCTTGTTTTGGCATGATGTGAGCACAGCGCACAAGATCTCATAATTGAGttatcttctctgttttgaGCTTCATTCTTACGAGACGAATCAAACTGATTTTTCTGACGCGAAAAAGATGAAGTGTTTTGACGAGCCACCAAATCTACTGCTTCTTGCTGTGGTTCTTCCCTTATCATCTTGTTGTAAATCTCCCTAAGAGAAGGCAAATGATAGATCACATACTTCAAACGTGAATCATCCAATTCCAAACCCATCACGAATTGATGTATTTTTCTTGTACTCTTTCTTTGGCCATTCCCGCAGCTGCTCGACAGGAGCACACATGGACAGGTTGATACACCTACAACTCTTCCCAAAGGGTTGAGAGTTTACCTAAGTAGTCCAATACAGGCTGTCCCTCTTGCTTACACGAAGCAAGCTGTGCCTTTATTTGATGAATACGGACTGTATTCCCAGCTGAGAAGCATTGTTTGAGGTCTTCCCACAGTTAGTGTGCGTCGGTTATGTAAGTAACAGTATAACGCATTTTTGGTTCAATGGAATCTCGGATCCATCCTACCAACATAGAGTTAACTGTCAACCAATTCCTCCAAATATGCACTGTTCTGGTCAGGTTTCTTCAAGATACCCTTGAAGAACCCTAGTTTTTATTTGGCCTGAAGAACATTCAACATCTTTGACGACCATTCATTATAGTTCTCTCTGTTGAGAAGAACAGAGGTAATCAACAAGTAAGGCAAGCTTAAAGCTTCATCCTTGTTCTCACCGGTTTTGGAGACTTGTGTCTCTGCCGtgaggtttttgtttttgtttgaaaaagTAAAGAGTTATTTAGGATCTCTGTGCATACCATGTAGAAATAGATATCGCAAGTGGTTGGTTTATTAGATAGGCAATGCcctcatatttatttattacaaaGCTCGAGTTGGCCTTAGTCCTTATCAACGAGACTAAACCCTTAGCACAAAAGGAATATAGAACTCATCTAAAGCTAACCTAAAACTTATCTATAAGACTTAGTATTTATCTCGAGTACCCCAATACTCCATCCTTTCACGCTCTTTTTACATTCACCAAATTATGAAGTTTTTCTAATCTACTACTAATTCAAGCTGAAACACACCGCACTATAATAAACTTTAATAATGGGTCTTATGCATGAATAATTAAAGCCATCTACCGTTGTTTGtagattattaatatatgtattgaaaataaaataaattgctATCTAAAATTTATAGCACAGGGGTTGCTATAGTGCCTAGTTGATGGATTGTTTTTGGTGTCTCATAGtcagttttattaattaatcaacAAATTATGTCATGGCTTCCCTCATATTTTGAGGGGAAAAAGAATAACGTGACTGATTCTCCAAAAAAGAATAACGTGATTGATTCTCCAAAAAAGAATAACGTGACTGATTCTCCAAATTATGTATGACAAAACAAGGCCCTGGGTCTTacatgcgtaaaaaataaaaataaacttggGGTGTTTACTTGTTTTACATTATGTAGAAgcttatttatatatacttgGTTCGGTTTACATTTGGATGGCGATCAACTAAATTTCTTAGATTACTCATATGTATACACACAACTCGTTCAAAGAGTATATTTAATTGAGTGGTTGATCAATTCCTAAGGTCTCAGTAGTTGATTATTTCTCTTCGAGGTGAGAGTTATTTCTTTATTGTTAAATCATTAATTcccaatataagaaataaaactaGCCTATAAATTAACACACAATTCCAAAtggataattttaattttaattaatatcttattaataaaaatatagtacaTATACACAAAATACAGCCACCAAAGCTGATAAGACAAAAACACAAACCCGGGAAACCAGACAAAATGAACAATCTACCCATTTTCGTATTTATCATCATATTACAAAGCTTAATCTTGTCTAGTTCTTGTCTCTATCAAAATTCTTCACACAATATATTACAAGACTCATCTCCATTTCCTTCTGATTTCCTTTTTGGCACTGCGTCTTCTGCTTACCAGGTacttcatttttcttgttgattttttttttgttgaacaaATCTTTTTTCTTGTTGATATCTTTTGTGATCATACGTTCTTCTCGTttagaagaaaacaaatttcaaataaaCTTAATGACTTTTTGATTATTACTTGATGTGAATAGTATGAAGGCGCGTTCTTGACCGAGGGGAAAGGATTGAACAACTGGGATATATTTACACATGAAAACCCTGGTATGTATTGATCCCTGACTTGATTCGATATATGAGATAAACATCAACATCTTTAAACAGTCCAATTTTCCATTgttcttataaaaatttaagttaacttttttttgtcaaagggTTAAAACTTATTCGCGTTTTAACttatataaagtatatattataaatatatatgtatgtttacAGAGCTATTCGGAGCTATAATACACTTAATACATATGTATGGATATCaatattagttatattatgTTGACAATGTCAATTTATTCCAGGAAAAATACGTGATGAGAACAATGGAGACATGGCTGTGGATCAATATCATCGATTTAAGGTCAAACAGATTTCTAAATAACattattttcctaatttaaaaCGTGTTTCATATTAAATTGTCTAATATGGTTACAGGAGGACATCCAGTTAATGACTTCCCTTGGGGTCAACGGTTACAGATTTTCAATTTCATGGTCTAGAGTCTTACCACGTAAGAACTtcatttttctttatcaaaataAACTCATAGTAATTAGTTAATTAGTGATTTAGTTGGTCTACCATTACTCAATTCGGTTCATCATTATATATTCAACGATTACCGACATGACGAAATCAGTTAGTACTACTATAAAACAAAAGGTTTGTTATCTGCGAGACAGGAGGAAGATTTGGAGGCATTAATTATTCGGGAATAAAGTATTACAACAGATTAATCGATGCTCTCATTAGTAGAGGTAATAACTATAattgttacttaattatttgaACCAGGGATTTGaactaatgaaaataaaaaatatgatttgcATTGATTAAATGTATCCAGGGATTAAGCCATTTGTGACACTGAACCATTTGGACTACCCTCAAGAACTTGAGAACCGGTTTCAAAGTTGGTTAAGCCCGGAGATGCAGTAAGTGGCTTAATGAAATCTCtaacaaatcaatttttattattaaatattaatgttcTCAAGTTGCACGTTCCGTTTTGTAGGAATGATTTTGGGTACTTGGctgatatatgttttaaacattTTGGTGACCGAGTTAAACATTGGACAACATTAAACGAACCAAACCAACAAATAATCCTCACCCATCTAAAAGGCACCTTTCCACCATCCCGCTGCTCCTTACCGTATGGAAACTGTAGTCAGGGGAACTCGGAAAGGGAACCATTCATAGCTGCACATAACACGATCCTCGCACACGCAAAGGCGGTTCACATTTATCGGAGTAAATATCAGGTAACTAATGTACCAGTCGATATGATATGTATATAATCTTAATTGTTATTTTGGACTAATACTGATAGTAAGTGTGACACGATTTAAGGTAAAACAAAGGGGGATCATTGGCATTGTGGTGCAAACATCATGGTTTGAACCCATTAGCGATTCCATCGCAGATAGAGAAGCTGCAGAGAGAGCTCAATCTTTTTATTCCAATTGGTATGTTCTATTATGATTACGATGATCTAAAATTcacatatatagatatatatatatatattatgtaattgaaatactatattttcttttataaatataaatataaatataaatatatataccttaCATGCTACAATATATAACAGGATTTTAGATCCAATTATATATGGGAAATATCCAAAAGAAATGGTGAATGTACTTGGATCGGCCTTGCCACGGTTTTCTAGGAAGGAAATGGAGAACCTAAAACAGTTAAGATTAGATTTTATTGGCATTAATCACTATACAAGTTACTTCATTCAAGATTGCTTGTTCTCAACTTGTAATGCTGGAGATGGAGCTTCTAAAGCACAAGGATTTGCACTGAAGTTAGACCGAAAAGGCAATGTTTCCATCGGAGAACTTGTAAGCACAGTTTTGAAtcatttttctaattttgtaCTTTGACATTTCtttcaatttttgtttattgtgaTAGACGGATGTAAACTGGCAGCACATTCATCCTGAAGGGTTCCGAAAGACATTGAACTACCTAAAAAATAGGTACCACAACATACCGATGTTCATAACCGAAAATGGTACAAGACCTCAAGATTTAACAATTTTCAGGTCATGtttcatatttgttttcaaTGTATATTGACCCATTTGGAATTGATATTTGCAGGTTTTGGAGACCTGCAAAAACCCGAGACAACACTAACAGAACTTCTAAATGACACAAAAAGGATACAATACATGAGTGGATACTTGGATGCGTTGCAGTCAGCAATGAGGTATAGAGACTATTAATATAAGTTATTTAGTTAacctttgatttttttaaatctatataTCAAACTGatatttacataatatataaacataatctATTAGTACAATAACTCTTTTGTGAAATTTGTGTAGAGATGGAGCAAATGTGAAGGGCTATTTCGCATGGTCACTATTAGATAACTTTGAGTGGTTGTATGGATACAAGCTTAGATTTGGGCTATTCCACGTGGATTATACAAGTCTCAAAAGAACACCGAAACTTTCAGCTTCATGGTATAAAAACTATATTGGAGAGCATATTAgaagaaaatattattagaCATAAATGTCTGGTATTTTTAGCTTATGTACAGCAAGAAGCTCAATGCCATATTGTGTCACAGCTGCTGTTTCTTTCTCACCGACTAATATTTTTCATGTACTATATCTCATAAATCTCCAAATTACAGTAATAATTGGGAGGAAAAACTGACAAGAAATGCtcatcattattatttttttctttttataatgaTGATAAACAGGGCCGGCTCAAAAATTGCTTGGGTCCTGTgcaatatataaaacataaacaaaatgtGGTGTATTAATTATGTTTGTGAAATTTTGGGTCCTATTTTACAAATTTGGACTCTAAAAtgcaaagaaaaatataattaataggACCGGATCCGCAGACCTTTAAATGGAGTTTTGGGCCACTGACAAAAAAAGGCTTAAAGTTATGTCCACATGTGCATCGTGGAACTTTGCGAGTCTGTGACAATTCCACACGTGAATCTTCAACAATTGTGTCATTTCTCTCCTTTCTCAACTATCACAACTACAAAATCTTctacagacaaaaaaaaatagaaaggaaACTATCAAATGTCTGGTGGAGTAGCAACAACATTCTCAATTTGCCACTTGATAAAAGTCGCTTAATAATTGGTTTAGTAATCTAGAAGAATCGTATAATTTGAGAAGGAAACGGACTACTAGCACAATTCACCGCTCTAAATATCATCCATTCATCTCAATCTCTAGTGGAGCAGTAATGGATTTTGTTAGTtgataatatctatatatatagaggGGAGTTTTCTCTCACCTCCTTGCGCCAAGTCATCATGGAGATAGGGGCTTTTGTCGACACGTGTCAGCACCTGGGTCGTTTtgcgtttattttttttttgttttgtttcttgtgCTGTCTAAAACGGGGACTGAATTGGGCTTTGGCGCATGAAACCCAATGTAGAGCCCAGTCTTCTTCACATCTCGACCCACAAGCGCATTAGGGTTTACTCCCATTTTCTTCTTGCGGCACGAACTCACCAACGAAACCACTGTTCTGATAACTTTATCGTCAAAAGATATCATCATTTTGATCTCAATGATTCCATTAGAACTTCATATCGTGTCATCGGTGGATTATTCAAATCCAAAAGATtccatttttttctcattttggtATATGATTTTTACAAAGCAAACGAAAGagaaaaattaagttttaatatatttttataacttctCTCTGTTCATTCACATTCCAGAATGCGAAGATGACGACTACCACGAAGAAAGACAGCAAAACAGAGCAAAACCAAGCCGCAACGGCGGCTCTTCCACTACTCCAAGTCGCTGCCACAACCGCCGCAGTAACTAGAACTACCAACACACTCTAACGCCTCTCCACCACAACGGAAATAGAAAACAACATGACTCCGACGACGAATACGGAGGAGCAGTCTCCTGCAACAAGTGTCGTCCTCACCACTCTCACCGCGACAATTCTCCATCGTGCCTCTAGAAAGCCACAACAACAACCCTTCCTTCATCTCAAGCCCCAACCTCAAAATCAAATCCATCTTCCAATCGGAGAAGCCCCAAACCCTCTTCCGCCGCTTCCCTTCCGCCGCggtcttcctcctcctccgcctccgTCGCAGACGCTTCCAGAGAAGAGCAGTGGCGGTTAGCCGTGGCGGAGCTTTCTCATAAACTGATCCAAGCCACCAAGAAAAAAGAAGACTCCGTTACAGAAGCTTCCCGGTTGAAAACGTCCATGAGGGAGCTAGAGAAGAAGCTCAACAAGCTCGAGATCTACTGCCACAACCTCAAATCGGGTCTCGACGAgtgcagcagcaacaacaagaAACAGAGCGTCCCTGTTCGGTTCAACGATGGGATCATCCAGCCGTTCCTCGTCTTGGTGTTGGAATCTCGCTCTTCGATCAGAGCCCTGAGCAGAGCTCTCGCATCGCAGACTCGCAGCTGCGTACCGTCAGTGGGAAAGTCTACGAGCGGCTCTCTCTCCTCCCCCAGCCTTTCGATGTCAAGATCAACTATTTCGCGAAGAACCCGAAAAGCATGATCTTTTACCTCGAAGCGATCCTGAGCAGAGCCTTCTTCGAGAACTTCGAACTTCGAAGCTTCCGGGTTTCAGAAAACGGGTCGACCCGGATTTTGAACCCGAGTGATCGTTGCGAGTCCAATTACGCTTCGTTTAACGTCTTGATGGAGCTCACGTGGGACGAGGTGTTGAGCAGAGGAACGAAGCATTTCTCTGAGGAGTTTAGCCGGTTCTGTGACCGGGAAAATGAGTGTCACGTCACTTCCATGCTTTGCTGGAACCGAGCGTGGCCTGAACCGCTTTTACAGATAAAGTAGTAAACCGAACAATTTATTGGATTATGATTTGGTTTATTGGAAACCAATTAaactgttcttcttcttcttttgtaggCTTTCTTTGGTGCGTCGAAGAGTGTTTGGTTGGTTCATCTCTTGGCTAATTCGCTGAACCCAGGTTTGCAGATTTTTCGTGTGGAGAGAGATGATCACTTTGATCCGGTTTACAAGGAGGAAACTGGTGGGGATCGGTATAAGAGTGTGGTTCGAGCTATGGTTCAACCTGGGTTTTATGTGTATGGCAGTGTAGTTAAGTGCAAGGTGTTTTGCAAGCGTTGCGGCAGCGACTAGGAAGAAGCGGTGGAAGACCGTATGGTCAAAGAATTTAATAAAAACGACGAGAGACAATAAGCATTTGTAGCCCATTAGGAGTCTAATTTACGTTGGTTACGGAATTATAAAATTGGtgagttttgatttgttttgtttttgcaacttgtaattaaaaaaaatggaatgcTCTTTGcaagtaaatattttaaaactagctcttttaaaaataatgtttttgttgGTATTTTTTGTCAAGCTGATTTAATAAAAGGGTGAATTAGCCAAATGAccaaatttgaaaagaaaattaagtgcatagcattgattttgacataataaaGCCCATAACAATTATGCCAACTTCTATCCGGTAATACcctttttttgttcaagttgCCAGTAATAGAGAAAGAAACTGATGACATCAACAATTTGACACCCCACAATTAATTATCACACGTAATTCAATCAACACCACACTTTTGTTTAACACATAAATATACATCTAATTTTTCTATATCATCTAACACTACTAAAAATAATAGGATTCAAAATCCACTCACACCTAGTAAATACTAAACTTTAATCCAAACCTCAACTCCAAaataataaaccctaaactttaaacatCACCCTTCcatctaaatactaaaccctaaaccctaattactgaatcctaaacccaaatataaaccttaagcccaattatcaaaatctgaaaatagtatataatattatgtaatattaaactaaatccAAACAAAACTCCTCAATGCTAAACTCAGACCTAACTTTTGAATACTAAACCCAAAAATgctatcactaaacccaaacctaaactcccaccttccaaatacaaaaccctaaatcctaatcactaaatcctaaacccaagtatagactataaacccaaatagaatggaacaaaatacatagtatagtaTAAATTGGTAAGCAAAAAAACACTCTTTTTTAATCGTCAAATGGAACATACATAATACGGTCACTAAACCCAAACATCAACCcccaccttccaaatactaaaccctaaatcttaatcattaaacctaaacccaaatataaactctaaacccaaatagtatagaacaaaataaatagtatagtaCCTATAGTTGTAAACaagaaattgataaataatgaatttatcAAACAATCGATGGTACAAT comes from the Brassica rapa cultivar Chiifu-401-42 chromosome A01, CAAS_Brap_v3.01, whole genome shotgun sequence genome and includes:
- the LOC103831615 gene encoding beta-glucosidase 45; the encoded protein is MNNLPIFVFIIILQSLILSSSCLYQNSSHNILQDSSPFPSDFLFGTASSAYQYEGAFLTEGKGLNNWDIFTHENPGKIRDENNGDMAVDQYHRFKEDIQLMTSLGVNGYRFSISWSRVLPRGRFGGINYSGIKYYNRLIDALISRGIKPFVTLNHLDYPQELENRFQSWLSPEMQNDFGYLADICFKHFGDRVKHWTTLNEPNQQIILTHLKGTFPPSRCSLPYGNCSQGNSEREPFIAAHNTILAHAKAVHIYRSKYQVKQRGIIGIVVQTSWFEPISDSIADREAAERAQSFYSNWILDPIIYGKYPKEMVNVLGSALPRFSRKEMENLKQLRLDFIGINHYTSYFIQDCLFSTCNAGDGASKAQGFALKLDRKGNVSIGELTDVNWQHIHPEGFRKTLNYLKNRYHNIPMFITENGFGDLQKPETTLTELLNDTKRIQYMSGYLDALQSAMRDGANVKGYFAWSLLDNFEWLYGYKLRFGLFHVDYTSLKRTPKLSASWYKNYIGEHIRRKYY